In Collimonas arenae, a single genomic region encodes these proteins:
- a CDS encoding ABC transporter substrate-binding protein codes for MQTVNRIRTIRNAVLIALATFGTAQAGTLTIESWRVDDKTLWETVLIPAFQKKNPGIEVKFAPTAPTEYDSSLSARLAGGTAGDLIACRPFDVSLSLYKKGNLEKLDGKPGMEHFPSSSKTAWQTDDGKDTFCMPIASVIHGFLYNQKIFKDLNLQPPKTEAEFFKVLDTIKSNGKYAPLALGTNDQWESSQIIFTGLGPNYWHGEEGRKALISGKEKFTDPNFVNAFEYEAKLGKYLSKGASSQTYGDSQNQFALGKAAIYPAGSWDIAYFNDNSKISMGAFPPPVPKAGDKCYISDHNDIGMGVNKKSKNKEDAYKFLAWLGSQEFADIYTNKVTGFFSLSDHLISVKDPVAKQMIDWRKSCSSTIRLNAQILNRGEPSMENQLWNVNAQVLNGKLAPKDAAAQIQAGFAKWYKPQQ; via the coding sequence ATGCAAACGGTCAACCGAATTCGCACTATCCGCAACGCCGTACTGATCGCCCTGGCGACCTTTGGCACGGCACAAGCCGGCACACTGACAATCGAAAGCTGGCGCGTCGACGACAAAACCTTGTGGGAAACCGTGTTGATCCCGGCTTTCCAGAAAAAGAATCCGGGCATCGAAGTCAAATTTGCGCCTACTGCACCGACCGAATATGACTCCAGCCTGTCCGCACGCCTTGCCGGCGGCACCGCAGGCGACCTGATCGCGTGCCGTCCGTTCGATGTTTCGCTGTCGCTGTACAAGAAGGGTAACCTGGAAAAACTGGATGGCAAGCCAGGCATGGAACACTTCCCTTCCTCCTCCAAGACCGCATGGCAAACCGATGACGGCAAAGACACCTTCTGTATGCCGATCGCTTCGGTCATCCACGGCTTCCTGTACAACCAGAAGATTTTCAAAGACCTGAACCTGCAACCGCCGAAGACTGAAGCCGAATTCTTCAAGGTGCTCGATACCATCAAGAGCAATGGCAAATACGCGCCGCTGGCGCTGGGCACCAACGACCAATGGGAATCCAGCCAGATCATCTTTACCGGCCTGGGTCCTAACTATTGGCACGGCGAAGAAGGCCGCAAGGCGCTGATTTCCGGCAAGGAAAAATTCACCGATCCTAATTTCGTCAACGCATTCGAATACGAAGCGAAACTGGGTAAATATCTGTCCAAGGGCGCCAGCTCACAAACCTATGGCGACAGCCAGAACCAGTTTGCCCTGGGCAAGGCAGCGATTTATCCTGCCGGTTCCTGGGATATCGCCTATTTCAACGACAATTCAAAAATCTCGATGGGCGCATTCCCGCCGCCAGTGCCAAAAGCCGGCGACAAGTGCTATATCTCGGACCACAACGATATCGGCATGGGCGTCAACAAGAAGTCAAAGAACAAGGAAGATGCTTACAAGTTCCTGGCCTGGCTCGGTTCGCAAGAATTTGCTGACATCTACACCAATAAAGTCACCGGCTTCTTCTCGCTGTCGGATCACTTGATCTCGGTCAAGGATCCGGTCGCCAAGCAGATGATCGATTGGCGCAAATCCTGCTCGTCGACCATTCGCCTGAATGCGCAAATCCTGAACCGCGGCGAACCAAGCATGGAAAACCAGCTGTGGAATGTCAATGCACAGGTGCTGAACGGCAAGCTGGCGCCTAAGGACGCGGCAGCGCAAATCCAGGCCGGTTTTGCCAAGTGGTACAAGCCGCAACAATAA
- a CDS encoding ABC transporter substrate-binding protein: MIDRQHSDNRGRVKNWHTGYRSWIALCAFSCLFNYSIGQAAAAAATPSANVSQPPASLQVLHWWTSAGERKAVEVLSSKLAEENIQWRDAAIPGGAGLGASKVLKSMVLAGKAPEATQLNGIVFGEWADLGLLLELDDVATPGNWQKLLFPTVWSLVNNRGHVVAVPLGIHRINNLFYNKKIFDRLSLTPPKTWADFSRVAEKLKQAGITPLAQSSEAWQVATLFETLVLAESGPAYYRSLFVDLNPPAFGDPRMTHALKRLRSLKEWMPTPLKERPWPEMTRELANGDAAMFVMGDWAKGELLAWGLNTDQDFSCSTVPGTADYHLYSVDTLAMFAGDYSHQPAQEKLAQIVMSQPVQTAYNQVKGAISVWRSPDLSKMDSCARASWSAFSKGSAFQAPSLVHRMAADETAKDAIVAEVHRYFVDDKMSESDIQRKLASIARTVTKTGN; this comes from the coding sequence ATGATTGATAGGCAACACTCGGATAACAGGGGAAGAGTAAAAAACTGGCATACAGGATATCGCAGCTGGATTGCGTTATGTGCGTTTTCCTGTCTGTTTAATTACTCGATTGGCCAAGCGGCTGCCGCCGCAGCGACGCCATCTGCAAACGTCAGCCAGCCACCGGCTTCGTTGCAGGTGTTGCACTGGTGGACCTCAGCCGGTGAACGCAAGGCGGTCGAGGTGCTGAGCAGCAAACTCGCGGAAGAAAATATCCAATGGCGCGATGCCGCCATTCCTGGCGGCGCCGGCCTCGGCGCCAGCAAGGTATTGAAGAGCATGGTGCTGGCCGGTAAAGCGCCGGAAGCGACCCAGTTGAACGGTATCGTGTTTGGCGAATGGGCCGACCTCGGCTTGTTGCTGGAACTGGACGATGTCGCTACTCCCGGAAATTGGCAAAAGCTCTTGTTTCCCACAGTCTGGTCGCTGGTGAACAACCGTGGCCATGTGGTAGCGGTGCCGCTGGGAATTCATCGGATCAACAATCTCTTCTATAACAAGAAAATCTTCGATCGCTTGAGCCTGACGCCGCCCAAGACGTGGGCTGACTTCAGCCGTGTGGCCGAGAAGCTCAAGCAGGCAGGCATCACGCCGCTGGCGCAAAGCAGCGAAGCATGGCAAGTCGCCACCTTGTTTGAAACGCTGGTGCTGGCGGAAAGCGGTCCGGCGTACTATCGGTCCCTGTTTGTCGATCTGAATCCGCCGGCCTTCGGCGATCCACGCATGACGCATGCGCTGAAGCGGTTGCGTTCCTTGAAAGAATGGATGCCGACGCCGCTCAAGGAGCGGCCATGGCCCGAAATGACGCGCGAGCTGGCTAATGGCGACGCTGCCATGTTCGTCATGGGCGATTGGGCCAAGGGCGAGTTGCTGGCATGGGGGCTGAATACCGACCAGGATTTTTCCTGCAGCACGGTGCCCGGCACCGCCGATTATCATCTGTATAGTGTCGATACCCTAGCGATGTTCGCCGGCGATTATTCGCACCAGCCAGCGCAGGAAAAACTGGCGCAGATCGTCATGTCGCAGCCGGTGCAAACCGCATACAATCAGGTCAAGGGCGCGATTTCGGTGTGGCGCTCGCCGGATCTGTCGAAAATGGACAGCTGCGCGCGCGCCTCGTGGAGTGCATTCAGCAAGGGCAGTGCGTTCCAGGCGCCGAGCCTGGTGCATCGCATGGCCGCGGACGAAACCGCAAAGGACGCCATTGTCGCCGAAGTGCATCGTTACTTTGTGGATGACAAGATGAGCGAGAGCGATATCCAGCGCAAGCTTGCCAGCATAGCGCGGACTGTCACGAAAACAGGAAATTAG
- a CDS encoding response regulator — MMRKILIVDDDQKTRTLLKAYLEKNQYEVRLAHNGEAFLAEFQRYSEELSLVILDVMLPDTDGFALCKTVRRKSNVPIIMLTASSDETDRVVGLELGADDYIAKPYSPRELLARIKAIHRRTGIDSAVAPRYYRFVGFTLDTVERTLSDPDGQLVALTGLDYQLLKYFVEHPGDVLDRGVLCEETRGRDVGPLDRSLDVQISKLRLRLNDGGKDPHLIKTVRGIGYVFSADVAASQV, encoded by the coding sequence ATGATGCGCAAGATACTTATTGTCGACGATGACCAGAAAACCCGGACGCTGCTAAAGGCTTACCTGGAAAAGAACCAGTATGAAGTGCGTCTGGCGCATAACGGCGAAGCATTCCTGGCCGAGTTCCAGCGCTATTCGGAAGAGTTGTCGCTGGTGATTCTCGACGTCATGCTACCGGATACCGATGGCTTCGCCTTGTGCAAAACTGTGCGGCGCAAATCGAATGTGCCGATCATCATGCTTACTGCCAGTTCTGACGAGACCGACCGCGTGGTCGGCCTGGAGCTTGGAGCCGACGACTATATCGCCAAGCCCTATAGTCCGCGCGAACTGCTGGCGCGCATCAAGGCAATCCACCGCCGCACGGGCATAGACAGCGCTGTAGCGCCGCGTTACTACCGCTTTGTCGGTTTCACGCTGGATACAGTGGAGCGTACCCTGAGCGATCCGGACGGCCAGCTGGTTGCGCTGACCGGCCTCGATTACCAGTTGTTGAAGTATTTCGTCGAACATCCGGGCGATGTACTCGACCGCGGTGTCCTGTGCGAAGAAACCCGTGGGCGTGATGTCGGTCCGCTGGACCGTTCGCTGGATGTCCAAATCAGCAAACTGCGCTTGCGCCTCAATGACGGGGGTAAAGATCCGCATCTGATCAAGACTGTGCGCGGCATCGGTTATGTATTTTCTGCCGATGTGGCTGCTTCACAAGTTTGA
- a CDS encoding ATP-binding protein — MSTVTWSARYNRLLSWLLPHTLLGRLSVVMVFGVLVTQLAGGLIWSAQLRSKAEVETKTASQHLAHSAASAIRFFMSLPANYRPILIQQLREMGGTRFFVNANDGPITIHKIADNPLANMALGEIGSTLKTDLPFLPGFRLAFAWPDELMVSTDGLKVADLPDSWVQHTLLIKPNPAPVLVIQTELEPGNWLYLAALMPNPYFLDSDNPLSPERLLLQAVSLATVLLLSILVVRWTTRPLAALSDAAEAFGKGEAPPELPETGSREFIKTARAFRAMRERIKRYLDDRERLFVSISHDLRTPITRLKLRTELLDDEELRSEFHEDLDELDMMVKGALQSVKDSDIHENRTEVRLDALILRMIRDARMAGHEVAFSESGLTVMAKPLALKRAIGNLFDNALHYGQKVEVLVASLINESGHNIQIQIRDHGPGVPEEALLSLFDPYTRLEHGRDQNAAGMGLGLGIARNIVQAHGGELQLRNHPDGGLVATIVLPAD; from the coding sequence ATGTCTACAGTAACCTGGTCGGCCCGTTATAACCGGCTGCTTTCCTGGCTGTTGCCGCATACGCTGCTTGGCCGTCTGTCGGTGGTGATGGTGTTCGGCGTGCTGGTGACGCAGCTGGCCGGCGGTCTGATCTGGTCGGCCCAGCTGCGCAGCAAGGCGGAGGTCGAAACCAAGACCGCATCCCAACATCTGGCCCACAGCGCCGCCAGCGCGATCCGTTTCTTCATGAGCTTGCCGGCGAACTACCGGCCGATCCTGATCCAGCAATTGCGCGAGATGGGCGGCACGCGCTTTTTCGTCAATGCCAATGACGGCCCGATCACCATCCACAAGATCGCCGACAACCCGCTTGCCAACATGGCCTTGGGCGAGATTGGCAGCACGCTGAAGACCGATCTGCCGTTCCTGCCCGGATTCCGCCTGGCATTTGCCTGGCCGGATGAGCTGATGGTCTCGACCGACGGATTGAAGGTGGCGGATTTGCCGGACAGCTGGGTCCAGCATACCTTGCTGATCAAGCCGAATCCGGCGCCGGTGCTGGTGATCCAGACCGAGCTTGAGCCCGGCAACTGGCTCTATCTGGCTGCCCTGATGCCGAACCCTTATTTCCTCGATAGCGATAATCCTTTGTCTCCCGAGCGCCTGTTGTTGCAGGCCGTATCGTTGGCGACCGTGCTGCTGCTGTCGATCCTGGTGGTGCGCTGGACCACGCGGCCGCTGGCAGCGCTGTCGGACGCCGCCGAAGCGTTTGGCAAGGGAGAAGCACCGCCGGAGTTGCCGGAAACCGGCAGCCGCGAATTCATCAAGACCGCACGCGCCTTCCGCGCCATGCGCGAGCGCATCAAACGCTACCTCGATGATCGCGAGCGCCTGTTTGTCTCGATTTCGCATGATTTGCGCACGCCGATCACACGCCTGAAATTGCGCACCGAGCTGCTAGACGATGAAGAATTGCGCAGCGAATTCCACGAAGACCTGGATGAGCTCGACATGATGGTCAAGGGCGCCTTGCAATCGGTGAAGGATAGCGACATCCATGAAAACCGCACCGAGGTGCGGCTCGATGCGCTGATCCTGCGCATGATCCGCGACGCCCGCATGGCAGGGCACGAAGTTGCGTTCAGCGAGTCTGGCTTGACTGTCATGGCCAAGCCGCTGGCGCTCAAGCGCGCCATCGGTAACCTGTTCGACAACGCGCTGCACTACGGCCAGAAAGTGGAGGTATTGGTCGCCAGCCTGATCAATGAATCAGGCCATAACATCCAGATCCAGATTCGCGACCATGGCCCCGGCGTGCCGGAAGAAGCTTTACTCAGCCTGTTCGACCCATACACGCGACTGGAACATGGCCGCGATCAGAATGCCGCCGGCATGGGGCTGGGGCTGGGTATTGCACGCAATATTGTGCAGGCGCATGGCGGTGAGCTGCAATTACGCAATCATCCCGATGGCGGCTTGGTGGCGACGATCGTTTTGCCGGCGGACTAG
- a CDS encoding cupin domain-containing protein, whose translation MYAPKRLIQNLSVYLGELERLISADGQCTTAEKTKLLAEAANIKEYVGALNQLPDNHRLTAQHIQLGLALAPHPEGGFYREFIRNETCTVIFYLLPAEAISSWHSLKDTREVFKQISGASLFIPKIDASGHWRSEEEASYENDVVIEKNKAAGFGDWFGAYPNGEYGLVTCECRGPFEFAKFKIATPENLSDFHRQNPERQHMIDKLAPKSS comes from the coding sequence ATGTACGCGCCCAAAAGACTGATTCAGAATTTAAGCGTTTACCTTGGTGAATTAGAAAGGCTCATTTCAGCGGATGGCCAATGCACCACTGCTGAAAAAACCAAATTGCTTGCCGAAGCTGCCAACATAAAAGAATACGTGGGAGCACTCAATCAACTCCCGGATAATCATCGCCTGACGGCGCAGCACATCCAACTTGGCCTTGCACTGGCGCCCCATCCTGAAGGCGGGTTTTATCGCGAATTCATCCGCAATGAGACCTGTACTGTGATTTTTTACCTGCTGCCTGCCGAGGCGATTTCCAGCTGGCACAGCTTGAAAGACACCAGGGAAGTATTCAAACAGATATCCGGGGCCAGCTTATTCATCCCCAAAATAGACGCGAGCGGACATTGGCGCTCTGAAGAAGAAGCGAGCTACGAAAACGACGTCGTTATCGAGAAAAATAAAGCGGCTGGTTTTGGCGACTGGTTTGGCGCCTACCCAAACGGCGAATACGGGCTCGTGACATGCGAATGCCGTGGGCCGTTTGAGTTCGCCAAATTCAAAATCGCCACCCCGGAAAATCTGTCCGATTTTCATCGCCAGAATCCTGAGAGACAACACATGATTGATAAACTTGCGCCGAAAAGTAGTTAA
- a CDS encoding LysR substrate-binding domain-containing protein, protein MIRFRQIEAFRSLMISGTSVSAARRMHVTQPAISRLIADLEADLGFRLFNRAKGRLEPTNAGVRFYKAVEENFLGLERLMQVAGNIRHEAPEGLTIACLPVLSTTLLPEILQRFFKQHPDVSVKIDSCTVPEILVSLQDIKVDMALSLAFPPFAGIEVEPIMEATVLCAMLSTHPLAQKEVIVPEDLDGENVIGWMPNSAQSYDRELSTLNSAAIRPNYTIQTHTSHTRYAMVANGFGVAIVEPFAAKIWRPHGVVTRPFKADISYKYVLAYPSGGIRSELGHDLREAALHVAKSYRF, encoded by the coding sequence ATGATTCGTTTCCGCCAAATCGAAGCTTTTCGTTCCCTGATGATCTCCGGCACTAGTGTGTCCGCTGCCCGCCGCATGCACGTTACCCAGCCTGCAATCAGCCGTTTGATCGCCGACCTTGAGGCCGACCTCGGTTTTCGTCTGTTCAACCGGGCTAAAGGCCGGCTCGAACCGACCAATGCAGGGGTACGTTTTTACAAAGCGGTCGAGGAAAATTTCCTGGGACTGGAACGCTTGATGCAGGTGGCCGGTAACATTCGCCATGAAGCGCCCGAAGGTTTGACAATTGCCTGCCTGCCAGTATTGTCTACCACCCTGCTGCCGGAAATCCTGCAACGCTTTTTCAAGCAACACCCGGACGTCTCGGTCAAAATCGATAGCTGCACGGTGCCGGAAATCCTGGTCAGTCTGCAAGATATCAAAGTGGATATGGCGCTCAGCCTGGCGTTTCCGCCTTTCGCCGGCATCGAAGTCGAACCGATCATGGAAGCCACCGTATTGTGCGCCATGCTATCCACACATCCGCTGGCACAAAAGGAGGTCATCGTGCCGGAGGACCTGGATGGCGAAAACGTGATTGGCTGGATGCCCAATAGCGCACAATCCTATGACCGTGAGCTGTCGACACTGAATTCGGCGGCGATCCGCCCCAACTACACGATCCAGACGCACACTTCGCATACCCGCTATGCGATGGTAGCCAACGGATTCGGGGTTGCTATCGTGGAGCCGTTCGCAGCAAAGATCTGGCGTCCGCATGGCGTTGTCACAAGGCCGTTCAAGGCCGACATCTCCTACAAATATGTACTTGCCTACCCCAGCGGCGGCATCCGCTCCGAGCTCGGACACGATCTGCGCGAGGCCGCTCTCCATGTCGCTAAAAGTTATCGCTTTTAA
- a CDS encoding DUF4019 domain-containing protein — protein MKTILTFVAAAFLYSATPSFGADQQTEIIKQAQTAAVAWMALTDAGKYGESWERAGTFFKTGISKNTWETGIRSLRAPLGGVKTRELKSTEYATTLPGAPDGEYVVIRYETQFENKKSAVETITPMREKDGSWKVSGYFIR, from the coding sequence ATGAAAACCATTCTGACGTTCGTCGCGGCTGCATTCCTGTATAGCGCAACGCCCTCTTTCGGAGCCGATCAGCAAACTGAGATCATCAAGCAGGCACAAACCGCAGCCGTTGCATGGATGGCGTTGACCGATGCCGGAAAATACGGAGAGAGCTGGGAACGCGCAGGCACCTTCTTTAAAACCGGCATTTCAAAAAACACCTGGGAAACCGGTATCCGCTCATTGCGCGCGCCACTTGGCGGCGTCAAGACGCGCGAACTCAAAAGCACCGAATATGCGACCACCTTGCCCGGCGCACCTGATGGCGAATATGTAGTGATCCGGTACGAGACCCAGTTTGAAAACAAAAAATCTGCGGTCGAAACAATCACGCCGATGCGCGAAAAAGACGGCAGCTGGAAAGTCTCTGGTTATTTCATTCGCTGA
- a CDS encoding TonB-dependent receptor family protein has product MAILELSHPDFPSPFFNTRRLKCSAAIALALALPVTSYAQQAEASATSVDEHTLESIQVSGDWLGTGLQNSVKRYPGARTVVRKEDIDDSGASSIGDVMRRIPGVQVSDNSSSAGSSVSLNIGVRGLAGRFSPRSTVLLDGIPMAVAPYGQPQLSFAPVSLNNIEAIDVVRGAGSVRYGPQNVGGIINFKTRAIPTEPGFNGDATLRTNNYTEAGGANRQYSAFVGSQLDNGLGLAVLYSGVDGSGWRTNSGETVNDFSLKYRYQITPSSEIYGKLSYYDVRSQTPGGLTAAQYAANPFQNTRPTDFWSGNRKAADIGYLNTISDTQEFEIRTYYNESFRQSTLISGKNLGHQPRTYQTLGIEPRYTQRFDIGGSTNDVTVGYRYIRETGNDLVYNTSVATGAATAPSSSFDNFTGAHAVYIDDKISFGAWRITPGIRYEHIRSTRTDVLNGPVFPIDNNKALPSLSVAYLLNQNLTLFTNYSTSFGPVQNTQLNAAIAGNPLVPEVAKTAEVGARWKSRQLSAEVTAFDIRFDNQIQQVAGSSPAVFQNIGATRHDGIETAIDYAFDKAGALAGLNLYANYTYTRALQKSGSTAGLDVPFYSRNTDTIGARYAVGPWGFDLSTTHQSRQFADNANTIAESANGGNGEIPGFRTWNAQVNWKVPGLKGTELLAGVNNLTDKRYFTRTTDSNIGKLVGAPRMVYVQGRIVF; this is encoded by the coding sequence ATGGCAATCCTCGAACTTTCCCATCCCGATTTTCCCTCCCCCTTTTTTAATACTCGCCGCTTGAAATGCTCAGCAGCCATTGCTCTGGCCTTGGCATTGCCTGTGACGTCGTACGCGCAACAAGCCGAAGCGTCGGCAACTTCTGTCGATGAACATACTTTAGAGTCGATTCAAGTCAGCGGCGACTGGCTCGGCACCGGTTTGCAAAACAGCGTCAAGCGTTATCCTGGCGCACGTACCGTGGTCAGGAAAGAAGATATCGACGACTCCGGCGCTTCCAGCATCGGCGATGTGATGCGCCGTATTCCCGGCGTGCAGGTTAGTGACAACTCCAGTTCTGCCGGCAGCTCAGTGTCGCTGAATATTGGCGTGCGTGGCCTTGCCGGTCGCTTCTCGCCGCGTTCCACCGTGCTGCTCGATGGTATTCCGATGGCGGTTGCACCTTACGGTCAGCCGCAGTTGTCGTTTGCGCCGGTCAGTCTCAACAACATCGAAGCGATCGACGTCGTGCGTGGCGCCGGTTCGGTCCGTTACGGCCCGCAGAATGTCGGCGGCATTATCAATTTCAAGACTCGCGCGATTCCAACCGAACCAGGATTCAACGGCGACGCCACGCTGCGCACCAATAACTACACCGAGGCGGGCGGAGCCAATCGCCAGTACAGCGCCTTCGTTGGTAGCCAGCTGGATAACGGCCTCGGCCTGGCTGTGTTGTATTCCGGCGTCGATGGCTCTGGCTGGAGGACCAACAGCGGCGAAACGGTGAACGATTTTTCCTTGAAATACCGTTACCAGATCACGCCGAGTTCCGAGATCTACGGCAAGCTGTCGTACTACGATGTACGTTCGCAGACGCCAGGCGGTTTGACAGCAGCCCAATATGCCGCGAATCCTTTCCAGAATACCCGGCCTACCGACTTCTGGAGCGGCAACCGCAAGGCGGCCGACATCGGTTACCTGAATACTATTTCCGATACCCAGGAATTCGAGATCCGTACTTATTACAATGAAAGTTTCCGCCAAAGCACGCTGATCAGCGGCAAGAATCTCGGACACCAGCCGCGTACCTACCAGACGCTGGGAATTGAGCCGCGCTACACGCAGCGTTTCGACATCGGCGGCAGCACCAATGATGTGACAGTCGGCTACCGTTATATCCGCGAAACCGGCAATGACCTGGTCTATAACACCTCGGTCGCTACCGGCGCCGCTACGGCGCCATCCAGTTCTTTCGATAATTTCACCGGCGCTCACGCCGTCTATATCGACGACAAGATTTCATTCGGCGCCTGGCGCATCACGCCTGGCATACGTTACGAGCATATTCGCTCAACCCGCACCGACGTTCTCAACGGCCCGGTATTTCCGATCGATAACAACAAGGCATTGCCTTCGCTCAGCGTTGCTTACCTGTTGAACCAAAACCTGACGCTGTTCACCAATTACAGCACCTCGTTCGGTCCTGTGCAGAACACGCAGCTGAATGCCGCGATCGCCGGCAACCCGCTGGTGCCTGAAGTCGCGAAAACCGCCGAAGTCGGCGCGCGCTGGAAAAGCAGGCAGCTGTCTGCGGAGGTCACGGCCTTCGATATCCGCTTCGATAACCAGATCCAGCAAGTGGCCGGCAGTTCGCCTGCGGTGTTCCAGAATATCGGCGCCACCCGCCATGACGGCATCGAAACCGCGATCGACTATGCCTTCGACAAGGCCGGTGCGTTGGCAGGCTTGAATCTCTATGCTAACTATACTTATACCCGCGCACTGCAGAAGTCAGGTTCCACGGCTGGTCTCGACGTACCGTTCTACTCGCGCAATACTGATACCATCGGCGCCCGTTATGCTGTCGGCCCCTGGGGTTTCGATCTGTCGACAACCCACCAAAGCCGTCAGTTTGCCGACAACGCCAATACCATCGCCGAAAGTGCGAATGGCGGCAACGGTGAGATTCCAGGCTTCCGCACCTGGAATGCGCAAGTCAACTGGAAGGTGCCAGGCTTGAAGGGCACGGAGTTGCTGGCCGGCGTCAACAACCTGACCGACAAGCGCTATTTCACCCGCACTACCGATTCCAACATCGGGAAACTGGTCGGCGCGCCGCGCATGGTCTATGTACAGGGGCGTATCGTTTTTTAA
- a CDS encoding acyl-CoA dehydrogenase, whose amino-acid sequence MSSSHVGFHWDDPLLLEQQLSSEERMARDSAAAYARDKLAPRVLLSFRNERTDAGIFREMGALGLLGATIPEEYGGAGLNYVSYGLIAREIERIDSGYRSMMSVQSSLVMLPIFEFGNLATKKKYLPKLASGEFIGCFGLTEPDHGSDPGSMVTRARKVDGGYALTGSKMWITNSPIADVFVVWAKDDEGAIRGFVLEKGWQGLSTPVIHGKVGLRTSITGEIVMDQVFCPEENAFPDVRGLKGPFTCLNSARYGIAWGALGAAEFCWHAARQYTMDRKQFGRPLAANQLVQVKLVNMQTEITMALQGCLRLGRMKDEGSASVEITSIMKRNSCGKSLDIARVARDMLGGNGISDEFGVIRHLVNLEVVNTYEGTHDVHALILGRAQTGIAAFAN is encoded by the coding sequence ATGTCCTCATCACACGTCGGCTTTCATTGGGACGACCCGCTATTACTGGAGCAGCAACTCAGCAGCGAAGAACGCATGGCGCGCGACAGCGCAGCCGCGTATGCCCGCGACAAGCTGGCGCCGCGCGTGTTGCTGTCGTTTCGCAATGAACGGACCGACGCCGGGATTTTCCGTGAGATGGGCGCGCTAGGCTTGCTCGGCGCGACCATTCCCGAAGAATACGGCGGCGCGGGGCTGAACTATGTCAGCTACGGTTTGATCGCGCGCGAAATCGAACGCATCGATTCAGGCTACCGCTCTATGATGAGCGTGCAAAGCTCCCTGGTCATGCTGCCGATCTTTGAATTCGGCAATCTCGCTACCAAGAAAAAATATCTGCCGAAACTGGCCAGCGGTGAATTCATTGGCTGTTTCGGCCTGACCGAACCCGACCATGGCTCCGATCCCGGCAGCATGGTGACGCGTGCACGCAAAGTCGATGGCGGCTATGCGCTCACCGGCAGCAAGATGTGGATCACCAACAGCCCTATCGCCGATGTCTTTGTGGTCTGGGCAAAGGATGACGAAGGCGCGATCCGCGGCTTCGTCCTGGAGAAAGGCTGGCAAGGTTTGTCGACGCCGGTAATCCATGGCAAGGTCGGTCTGCGCACCTCAATCACCGGCGAAATCGTGATGGACCAGGTATTCTGTCCTGAAGAAAACGCCTTCCCGGATGTGCGTGGCTTGAAAGGCCCGTTCACCTGCCTCAACTCGGCACGCTACGGCATCGCCTGGGGAGCACTCGGCGCAGCCGAATTCTGCTGGCATGCGGCACGCCAGTACACTATGGACCGCAAACAGTTCGGCCGGCCACTCGCAGCCAACCAGCTGGTGCAAGTAAAACTGGTCAACATGCAAACCGAGATCACCATGGCGCTGCAAGGCTGTTTGCGGCTGGGCCGCATGAAAGACGAAGGCAGCGCTTCAGTTGAAATCACTTCCATCATGAAGCGCAACTCCTGCGGAAAATCGCTCGACATCGCCCGTGTGGCGCGCGACATGTTGGGTGGCAATGGCATCTCCGACGAGTTCGGCGTGATTCGCCATCTGGTGAACCTGGAAGTAGTCAACACCTACGAAGGCACGCATGACGTGCATGCACTGATCCTAGGCCGGGCGCAAACCGGAATCGCCGCCTTCGCTAACTGA